A genomic stretch from Malus domestica chromosome 15, GDT2T_hap1 includes:
- the LOC103454088 gene encoding long chain acyl-CoA synthetase 9, chloroplastic-like isoform X2 has translation MRAKQRGVPVDVGGEPGYAIRNHRFTAPVATLWKGVTTLAELFEQSSKRFLEKRLLGTRALIAREVEVSKDGRSFEKLCLGDYEWLTYGKAFEVACNFASGLAQLGHNREEKVAIFADTRKEWFLALQGCFRRNVTVVTIYASLGEEALCHSLNETEVTTVICGQKELKKLLDISGKLDTVKRIICMDANIPSSASSVQSRWRITSFDDVEKLGRENPVDPDLPLPADIAVIMYTSGSTGLPKGVMMTHANVLAVASAVMTIVPGLGGKDVYLAYLPLAHILELAAENFLVAVGSAIGYGSPLTLTDTSSKIKRGTQGDATALAPTVLTAVPAILDRVRDGVLNKVNAKGGLAKLLFHLAYTRRLSAVNGSWFGAWGLEKFLWNLLVFRKVRAVLGGHLRFILSGGAPLSGDTQRFINICFGSPIGQGYGLTETCAGGTFSEFDDTSVGRVGAPLPCSFVKLIDWPEGGYLNTDTPMPRGEIVIGGPNVTLGYFKNEEKTRESYKVDEKGMRWFYTGDIGRFHGDGCLEIIDRKKDIVKLQHGEYVSLGKVEAALSVCPYVDNIMLHADPFHSYCVALVVASRVTLEEWAAKQEITFTDFADLCSKAETIKEVQASLVKEAKKASLEKFEIPAKIELLSEPWTPESGLVTAALKLKRDVIRKAFSEDLAKLYAS, from the exons ATGAGAGCGAAGCAACGGGGTGTGCCCGTTGATGTTGGCGGGGAACCCGGGTATGCAATCCGAAACCATCGGTTTACTGCCCCTGTTGCAACACTATGGAAGGGTGTTACTACTCTTGCAGAGCTTTTCGAGCAGTCATCCAAGCGGTTCCTAGAGAAACGCCTTCTCGGAACCCGGGCATTGATTGCAAGGGAGGTTGAGGTATCAAAGGATGGAAGATCCTTTGAGAAGCTTTGTTTGGGAGACTACGAATGGCTGACCTATGGGAAGGCATTTGAAGTAGCGTGCAACTTTGCTTCCGGTTTAGCTCAACTTGGACATAATAGGGAAGAGAAAGTGGCAATCTTTGCTGACACAAGGAAAGAGTGGTTTCTTGCATTGCAG GGTTGTTTTAGGCGCAATGTCACTGTTGTTACCATATATGCATCTCTTGGGGAGGAGGCTCTATGTCACTCACTGAAtgag ACGGAAGTTACAACTGTGATATGTGGGCAAAAAGAACTGAAGAAACTTCTAGACATAAGTGGAAAACTAGATACAGTAAAGCGAATCATATGTATGGATGCCAATATCCCATCTAGTGCCTCATCTGTTCAAAGTCGCTGGAGAATCACTTCATTTGATGATGTTGAGAAACTTGGCCGAGAAAACCCTGTTGATCCCGATTTACCTCTTCCAGCAGATATTGCAGTCATTATGTATACAAGTGGAAGTACTGGATTACCCAAG GGTGTAATGATGACACATGCTAATGTGCTAGCTGTAGCTTCTGCGGTCATGACTATTGTTCCCGGCCTTGGAGGCAAGGATGTTTATCTGGCATATCTTCCCCTCGCTCATATCCTTGAATTAGCAGCGGAG AACTTCTTGGTTGCTGTTGGAAGTGCCATAGGGTATGGATCTCCGTTGACCCTTACCGATACGTCAAGTAAAATTAAAAGGGGAACACAAGGGGATGCAACTGCACTCGCGCCAACTGTATTGACAGCTGTCCCTGCAATTCTTGATCGTGTTCGAGATGGAGTGCTCAACAAG GTAAATGCGAAGGGTGGACTAGCCAAGTTATTGTTTCACTTGGCATATACTCGTAGGTTGTCTGCTGTGAATGGCAGTTGGTTCGGGGCTTGGGGCCTGGAAAAGTTTCTGTGGAACCTTCTTGTGTTTAGAAAGGTCCGTGCAGTGCTAGGAGGTCACCTTCGTTTTATTCTTTCTGGTGGTGCTCCTCTCTCGGGTGATACTCAAAGATTCATCAACATCTGCTTTGG TTCTCCGATTGGTCAAGGGTATGGCCTCACTGAAACTTGCGCTGGTGGGACATTCTCAGAGTTTGACGATACTTCTGTAGGTCGAGTTGGAGCTCCCCTTCCATGCTCATTTGTAAAG TTAATTGATTGGCCGGAAGGAGGATATCTGAATACCGATACGCCGATGCCTCGTGGAGAGATAGTCATTGGTGGTCCAAATGTTACACTTGGTTATTTCAAAAACGAAGAGAAAACAAGAGAGTCATACAAG GTTGACGAGAAAGGAATGAGATGGTTCTATACAGGTGACATAGGGCGATTTCATGGTGATGGTTGTCTTGAGATAATTGACCGTAAGAAGGATATAGTCAAACTTCAGCACGGGGAGTATGTCTCCTTAGGAAAG GTTGAGGCTGCTCTTTCAGTGTGCCCCTACGTCGACAATATCATGTTGCATGCTGATCCTTTTCATAGTTACTGTGTGGCTCTTGTGGTGGCTTCTCGAGTCACATTAGAAGAATGGGCTGCAAAACAAGAAATCACTTTTACCGATTTTGCAGACTTGTGTTCGAAAGCAGAAACCATAAAAGAGGTGCAAGCATCACTTGTAAAG GAAGCAAAGAAGGCGAGTTTGGAGAAGTTTGAGATCCCTGCCAAAATCGAACTGCTTTCGGAACCATGGACTCCAGAATCTGGCCTGGTCACTGCAGCTCTCAAGCTCAAGAGAGATGTCATTAGGAAGGCTTTCTCAGAAGACCTCGCCAAGTTATACGCTTCCTGA
- the LOC103454087 gene encoding uncharacterized protein translates to MNGFREENSFCYFHPKELVVGVCSLCLTERLLILSAKKGRHHHRHHVSSIRGGRGGSGHKNPNGMHKKAPISLPKIFAFSSFLNRQWKPDDGSDQEASTSQEDSFISIKFEDNGVASWEKNKVSKVSLDHCNMSWNHNFSKEAKETKETRDTKSVIEYGKSHIPLRWRKRIGHLTQLIRWKRSNKGSVCHVSNKVEGVKVRKGWIRSLTKRRWAME, encoded by the exons ATGAATGGCTTCAGAGAAGAGAACTCCTTTTGCTATTTCCACCCTAAAGAGTTGGTTGTGGGGGTCTGCTCGCTCTGCCTGACTGAGAGGCTTTTGATCTTGTCAGCCAAAAAAGgccgccaccaccaccgccaccatgTCTCCTCCATCAGAGGTGGCAGAGGCGGCAGTGGCCATAAAAACCCAAATGGCATGCACAAGAAGGCACCCATTAGCCTCCCCAAGATCTTTGCTTTCAGCTCTTTCCTCAATCGGCAGTGGAAACCTGACGACGGCTCAGATCAAGAGGCTTCCACTAGCCAAGAAG ACTCATTCATATCAATCAAGTTTGAAGACAATGGAGTAGCCTCATGGGAGAAGAACAAAGTCTCTAAGGTCTCTCTAGATCATTGCAACATGTCCTGGAATCACAACTTCAGCAAGGAAGCCAAGGAAACCAAGGAGACAAGGGATACCAAGAGCGTGATAGAGTACGGGAAATCCCACATCCCGCTTAGGTGGCGGAAGAGGATTGGTCACTTGACCCAGCTCATCAGATGGAAGAGGTCCAACAAGGGCAGTGTGTGCCATGTCAGCAACAAGGTGGAGGGTGTCAAGGTAAGGAAGGGTTGGATAAGAAGCTTGACAAAGAGGAGATGGGCCATGGAATAA
- the LOC103454088 gene encoding long chain acyl-CoA synthetase 9, chloroplastic-like isoform X1, protein MGSYMVGVLVPLLLTIIIQKSMRAKQRGVPVDVGGEPGYAIRNHRFTAPVATLWKGVTTLAELFEQSSKRFLEKRLLGTRALIAREVEVSKDGRSFEKLCLGDYEWLTYGKAFEVACNFASGLAQLGHNREEKVAIFADTRKEWFLALQGCFRRNVTVVTIYASLGEEALCHSLNETEVTTVICGQKELKKLLDISGKLDTVKRIICMDANIPSSASSVQSRWRITSFDDVEKLGRENPVDPDLPLPADIAVIMYTSGSTGLPKGVMMTHANVLAVASAVMTIVPGLGGKDVYLAYLPLAHILELAAENFLVAVGSAIGYGSPLTLTDTSSKIKRGTQGDATALAPTVLTAVPAILDRVRDGVLNKVNAKGGLAKLLFHLAYTRRLSAVNGSWFGAWGLEKFLWNLLVFRKVRAVLGGHLRFILSGGAPLSGDTQRFINICFGSPIGQGYGLTETCAGGTFSEFDDTSVGRVGAPLPCSFVKLIDWPEGGYLNTDTPMPRGEIVIGGPNVTLGYFKNEEKTRESYKVDEKGMRWFYTGDIGRFHGDGCLEIIDRKKDIVKLQHGEYVSLGKVEAALSVCPYVDNIMLHADPFHSYCVALVVASRVTLEEWAAKQEITFTDFADLCSKAETIKEVQASLVKEAKKASLEKFEIPAKIELLSEPWTPESGLVTAALKLKRDVIRKAFSEDLAKLYAS, encoded by the exons ATGGGTTCCTACATGGTTGGCGTGCTTGTTCCTCTGTTACTAACAATTATAATTCAGAAATCGATGAGAGCGAAGCAACGGGGTGTGCCCGTTGATGTTGGCGGGGAACCCGGGTATGCAATCCGAAACCATCGGTTTACTGCCCCTGTTGCAACACTATGGAAGGGTGTTACTACTCTTGCAGAGCTTTTCGAGCAGTCATCCAAGCGGTTCCTAGAGAAACGCCTTCTCGGAACCCGGGCATTGATTGCAAGGGAGGTTGAGGTATCAAAGGATGGAAGATCCTTTGAGAAGCTTTGTTTGGGAGACTACGAATGGCTGACCTATGGGAAGGCATTTGAAGTAGCGTGCAACTTTGCTTCCGGTTTAGCTCAACTTGGACATAATAGGGAAGAGAAAGTGGCAATCTTTGCTGACACAAGGAAAGAGTGGTTTCTTGCATTGCAG GGTTGTTTTAGGCGCAATGTCACTGTTGTTACCATATATGCATCTCTTGGGGAGGAGGCTCTATGTCACTCACTGAAtgag ACGGAAGTTACAACTGTGATATGTGGGCAAAAAGAACTGAAGAAACTTCTAGACATAAGTGGAAAACTAGATACAGTAAAGCGAATCATATGTATGGATGCCAATATCCCATCTAGTGCCTCATCTGTTCAAAGTCGCTGGAGAATCACTTCATTTGATGATGTTGAGAAACTTGGCCGAGAAAACCCTGTTGATCCCGATTTACCTCTTCCAGCAGATATTGCAGTCATTATGTATACAAGTGGAAGTACTGGATTACCCAAG GGTGTAATGATGACACATGCTAATGTGCTAGCTGTAGCTTCTGCGGTCATGACTATTGTTCCCGGCCTTGGAGGCAAGGATGTTTATCTGGCATATCTTCCCCTCGCTCATATCCTTGAATTAGCAGCGGAG AACTTCTTGGTTGCTGTTGGAAGTGCCATAGGGTATGGATCTCCGTTGACCCTTACCGATACGTCAAGTAAAATTAAAAGGGGAACACAAGGGGATGCAACTGCACTCGCGCCAACTGTATTGACAGCTGTCCCTGCAATTCTTGATCGTGTTCGAGATGGAGTGCTCAACAAG GTAAATGCGAAGGGTGGACTAGCCAAGTTATTGTTTCACTTGGCATATACTCGTAGGTTGTCTGCTGTGAATGGCAGTTGGTTCGGGGCTTGGGGCCTGGAAAAGTTTCTGTGGAACCTTCTTGTGTTTAGAAAGGTCCGTGCAGTGCTAGGAGGTCACCTTCGTTTTATTCTTTCTGGTGGTGCTCCTCTCTCGGGTGATACTCAAAGATTCATCAACATCTGCTTTGG TTCTCCGATTGGTCAAGGGTATGGCCTCACTGAAACTTGCGCTGGTGGGACATTCTCAGAGTTTGACGATACTTCTGTAGGTCGAGTTGGAGCTCCCCTTCCATGCTCATTTGTAAAG TTAATTGATTGGCCGGAAGGAGGATATCTGAATACCGATACGCCGATGCCTCGTGGAGAGATAGTCATTGGTGGTCCAAATGTTACACTTGGTTATTTCAAAAACGAAGAGAAAACAAGAGAGTCATACAAG GTTGACGAGAAAGGAATGAGATGGTTCTATACAGGTGACATAGGGCGATTTCATGGTGATGGTTGTCTTGAGATAATTGACCGTAAGAAGGATATAGTCAAACTTCAGCACGGGGAGTATGTCTCCTTAGGAAAG GTTGAGGCTGCTCTTTCAGTGTGCCCCTACGTCGACAATATCATGTTGCATGCTGATCCTTTTCATAGTTACTGTGTGGCTCTTGTGGTGGCTTCTCGAGTCACATTAGAAGAATGGGCTGCAAAACAAGAAATCACTTTTACCGATTTTGCAGACTTGTGTTCGAAAGCAGAAACCATAAAAGAGGTGCAAGCATCACTTGTAAAG GAAGCAAAGAAGGCGAGTTTGGAGAAGTTTGAGATCCCTGCCAAAATCGAACTGCTTTCGGAACCATGGACTCCAGAATCTGGCCTGGTCACTGCAGCTCTCAAGCTCAAGAGAGATGTCATTAGGAAGGCTTTCTCAGAAGACCTCGCCAAGTTATACGCTTCCTGA